Proteins found in one Dermacentor silvarum isolate Dsil-2018 chromosome 8, BIME_Dsil_1.4, whole genome shotgun sequence genomic segment:
- the LOC119460638 gene encoding leucine-rich repeat neuronal protein 1 codes for MNRPSSSVRATTAPAPEQSKKALTRLDQLVVFLLSCCYALCNNATGETTWDVQCPVVCKCSVEASMNMGLNLRTANCSGRGLRTVPVGLPHDTQALLLNSNQLTDLHNQIPTLRNLVELDLSRNHIKQLGRGIIFHNISRLKFLDLSHNEFKTLFNGVFRGIVHLETLLMNSVQIKFIEERVFDGMRQLRVLTVDRNHLPSIYPEWFQDLLALESLSLSHNHISYVYPRVFLLLHRLRYLSLAHNRIRGLSDQAFLGLDNLTTLHLDSNQLTRVPASALQKLQGLHTLHIGKNPFTGFRSGNFVGLPIVELFADHVPTLTVIERGAFRDLPRLQVLRLHDNARLQYVDAQAFVNVPSLCQLLLHRNNISALSEELFRNLSAPLNVSLHGNPLLCDCNVRWVVEAVSALSNTSVRFMQPEELACHKPPPMVGRGLLNISLAEVPAECPPFLVGTVNSTVQRKIGDAQVFQCYALGLPEPKVRWLLPNGRVCNETGNDVHVQFKPPGSITIYHLRPVDVGAYRCVAENKHGRVIKVVDLVVENIDIHIFPQGILSTSVTVVWNGTARNTFPQYEIQYKPDDGKDSLVGASPKSVSGAEEGRFESVTVSRFYRSYTINNLQPETSYVFCIAVKDDEGDAHIQLSCTRARTRDASFMLQGIHYTSNVAVAVVLGIVSTAILVLCAATMAARRYKHRQYETPQKSLVSNTASQVVPLESLYSPLMANVGS; via the coding sequence ATGAACCGTCCAAGCTCTTCAGTTCGCGCGACGACAGCACCAGCACCTGAGCAGTCCAAGAAGGCGCTCACGAGGCTGGACCAGCTTGTGGTGTTTTTACTCTCGTGTTGCTACGCGCTGTGCAACAACGCAACCGGTGAAACAACGTGGGATGTGCAGTGCCCCGTAGTGTGCAAGTGCAGCGTCGAAGCGTCGATGAACATGGGCCTCAACCTGCGAACGGCCAACTGCTCCGGCCGCGGACTGAGGACAGTGCCTGTTGGCCTGCCGCACGACACGCAAGCACTTCTGCTGAACAGCAACCAGCTGACGGACCTACACAACCAGATACCAACGCTGCGGAATCTGGTGGAGCTGGACCTTTCGCGGAACCATATCAAACAGCTCGGCCGCGGCATCATCTTTCATAACATCAGCAGGCTAAAGTTCTTGGACTTGTCTCATAATGAATTCAAGACCTTGTTCAACGGTGTCTTCAGAGGAATCGTGCACTTAGAGACGCTGCTCATGAACAGCGTTCAAATCAAGTTCATCGAAGAGCGCGTCTTCGACGGCATGCGCCAACTGCGCGTACTGACGGTAGACCGCAACCACCTGCCCTCCATCTATCCCGAATGGTTTCAAGACCTGCTCGCCCTCGAGAGCCTGTCCTTATCGCACAATCACATCTCGTACGTATACCCACGCGTATTCCTGCTGCTTCACCGGCTACGCTACCTGTCGCTCGCTCACAACCGCATTAGAGGCCTCAGCGATCAGGCGTTCCTAGGCTTGGACAATCTCACCACGCTGCACCTGGACAGCAACCAGCTGACGCGGGTGCCAGCCTCGGCACTACAGAAGTTGCAAGGACTGCATACGCTCCACATCGGTAAAAACCCGTTCACGGGTTTCCGCTCGGGCAACTTTGTGGGTCTGCCTATCGTCGAGCTGTTCGCGGACCACGTTCCCACCCTGACGGTGATCGAGCGCGGCGCATTCCGCGACCTGCCGCGACTACAAGTGTTGCGCCTGCACGACAACGCGAGGTTGCAGTACGTGGACGCGCAGGCTTTCGTCAATGTTCCGTCCCTTTGCCAGCTGCTGCTTCACCGCAACAACATCTCGGCGCTCAGCGAAGAGCTCTTCCGCAACCTGTCTGCCCCTCTGAACGTTTCTCTGCACGGCAACCCACTCCTGTGCGACTGCAACGTCCGCTGGGTGGTTGAGGCCGTGTCGGCCCTATCAAACACGTCCGTTCGCTTTATGCAACCCGAGGAACTGGCTTGCCACAAGCCACCACCGATGGTCGGCCGCGGCCTCCTCAACATTTCGCTGGCCGAAGTGCCGGCCGAGTGCCCACCCTTCCTCGTCGGCACCGTCAACAGCACCGTGCAGCGAAAGATCGGCGACGCCCAGGTGTTCCAGTGCTACGCCCTCGGCCTTCCCGAGCCCAAAGTGCGTTGGCTGCTCCCAAACGGTCGTGTCTGCAATGAGACCGGAAACGACGTGCACGTGCAGTTTAAGCCTCCAGGCAGCATCACCATCTACCACCTGAGGCCGGTCGACGTGGGAGCGTACAGGTGCGTCGCCGAGAACAAGCACGGACGCGTGATCAAGGTGGTCGACCTGGTCGTCGAGAACATCGACATTCACATCTTCCCGCAGGGCATCCTCTCGACGTCGGTGACCGTAGTGTGGAACGGCACTGCGCGCAACACATTTCCCCAGTACGAGATCCAGTACAAACCGGATGACGGCAAGGACTCGCTGGTCGGCGCGAGCCCCAAGTCCGTGAGCGGCGCCGAAGAAGGACGTTTCGAATCGGTGACCGTGAGTCGCTTCTACAGGTCGTACACGATCAACAACCTCCAGCCGGAGACCAGCTACGTGTTTTGCATCGCAGTGAAGGACGACGAAGGGGACGCGCACATCCAGTTATCGTGCACCCGCGCCCGAACCAGGGACGCAAGCTTCATGCTCCAGGGCATCCACTACACGAGCAACGTGGCCGTGGCCGTTGTGTTGGGCATCGTGTCTACCGCGATTCTCGTGCTGTGCGCGGCCACGATGGCGGCGCGCCGCTACAAGCACAGGCAGTACGAGACGCCGCAAAAATCGCTCGTCAGCAATACCGCGTCGCAGGTCGTGCCGCTAGAGAGTCTGTACAGTCCACTTATGGCCAACGTGGGCTCATGA